A stretch of DNA from Paramisgurnus dabryanus chromosome 19, PD_genome_1.1, whole genome shotgun sequence:
CACACACCGCTCTCTTATTGTTGCCAGATTCACCTGCCTGTCTCATAACACACAAAATCACATAGTAAGACACAGTTTATAATTCACATATAAGTCACATGGGTGTAAAAAAGGTAAACTGGGCTCTGGACCTCTTTCCCAGCGAGCCGCAACCTCAGGGCTTGATTTTCTTTGCGCAGCCTCTCGTTCTCTAGCTGAGCCTCTCTGAGCTGCGCCTCCAGGTTCTGCAGATACTCTTTCTTCTTCTTACGGCTCTGACAAGCTGATTCACGGTTCTTGATCATACGCTGCTGCCTCTTCAGAACCTTCatctgagaaaaaaaatattattacatggATCAACCAattgtaaacataaaaataagaaagttGTTTATTATCTAAGCGACAACATCATCTAATGATGGCCTGGtctaaaatattaaaactactGTATTTTagctttaaacatttaaattgttgGTAATGGTTATAAAGCATTAAAAGATCATTTCATAGCCAGCCAACTGATATCAATCTTTGGTTACTCTAGTCCAGGTGTCCCCAACCCCTGGATAATACCAGGATTATTTCAACAACATACAATAGAGAAGTGCACACAGAAAATCTAACTTACATCAATTTCATTGCAGCTGTTGCCAGGCAGGGTGGATGCAGGTATAATGGGTTTGCTCAGGGGTTGTGCCGAAGGGCTAGTGCAGTGAGAAATGCTACCAGGTAATGGCTCCATTTTAACAATAGCAGGTGGAGAACCCAAACACATCGACTGAGACAGAACCACTGCAGGAGAcacaataaaatacattaaaggtgCATTATTCACAGAAGTTTGTGTGGGGATATAAACCAGGTCTTAGGTCTTAGAGTTTATAAAACCTTTATGCTGCATTCATTGTCTGTTTTAGTCATACAATGGTATCTATACCATTAAAAAATAGGATCTGTTTAACTTGTACCACACAGAAATGTTGTAAATGAAAAGCTGCTGCTGAACCGGAAATTTGAGAAGGGGGTCAAATAGAGATTCACAGTCCTCTTCCTTTCTCCATGCACTTTAAGTTTTTTTCAGCTAGGCTTTCAAATAAAGATACCAGCTGCAGAACAGTACTGTCTAACAATATTTTATCCTGACAGATCTCAGGGACCCTTGTTTAGTCTCCCCCTGTTAAAGGGGCCAGTACATTAGGAATCAAATTTGCCTTGATCTTTTGACATATAACAGGTCATATTAACATTAAAcagatagttcaccaaaaaatgaaaattcataaattttctcatcctcatgttgttctaaaccggtatgattttttttctaaaaatatgaCTTCTATTTCAAGACTTGGGACCCTGTGTGATACTTTTTGTGCCTTTGTGCTACTTGATTATTTTGGAGAAAGACATTGTAAATGTTAGGATTACACAGGCGAAATGGGGATGAAAAATAATAGCCGCAGAATGTAGGCTGTCAATAAAAGAAGTGGGCGGGACACAGAGCCAAGCAAAGCGGTTTAAAGTGTCATGAAAGTCAGCAGCAGAAAGTCACACCTAcgatttaaaaaagtttctgTTAAAGTGACGTTGTTAACTGGGGGTAAAGTCTAAAGGATAGAGTGTGAAAAGAAGTGGAAATTGCATAAAAGAAGAGTTCCACTAAGTGAATACAtttatgtaaacacacacacattggcGAGATGGACAGCGATGCCGAAAGTGGTTGAATGTTTTTAAACAGCATTAAAAGACTGCCTCAAAACCAACTCCACTTCCTGCTAGATATAGAGCAAAGCTCATTTCCCAAAGTAAAGGTTTAGTTTTCATAGAGACAATCTTACCCCGGTCTCAGCCATATGGGTATAACACTAAAGTGATATTTCATTCTTTATTATTCAGAAACGGAGAGAGAATTCTGGAATCAACATAGATCAGAGGTAAATGAGAAACATATATATAAAAAGATATCTGCTTAGACCATTTTGTTAAGCCCTTTTGGTGACTGTTAGGGCATGGGAACAAAGAGTGTTATtattgtgttgttattgttatttttggttattttagCATTAGGGGTGGGAAAACAGgtttaaacctgtataaagtATAAAGACTGACTTTTAACATCCTCTTCATCTAATATGATAAACCaagcacaatgtttttaaaTCTGACCCGTCATTTCTTCCGCCTGCATTTAAACGAAAGCAGAGGGACTCGCCCATAAACCTTCCTGGTATACAGCCTTGAAGTCTTGCACTGTGTagcgtaatcataaaaaaacattcaaatttTATCTTGCATATAAATGCTGACATATTGTAAAAACATATAATAGAAAACAGTGTATCAATACGAATAAACCTATATGGGAACTATCTGCGGAACAGGCTTAGACTTGTCCCCAATTCACAAAACTGTCCGGTAAAATGTTCCCTACACGCATATGTTCCGTGTGTGTTTCTAGGCAACCGCAAACCAGCAACATGCCCCCAAATTTAGCTCTGGTCGCTTTGCGGAGAAACGAAAACAAAACTTTGTGAACAAATGCACAAACACACGCCATGACTCTAAACCACAACATCGAGTGATGACGAGAGTGCTACGTTGCATGCATAAATGCTCCGTTTGCTCGTGCAAATTACTTCGTAGAATTTGTAGAACACACTTGTATGTAGAATTTCACATTATAATATAGCACAACTAGTGTAAAGGGGGATATGAAGCAGTTTGCAGACTTCTCTGTTGAGTCTACATTAACAGAGTGACAGATAGAATGTGACAGACAACTTGTCCTGCACAATTCCGTTTTCACACAAGGATTCTCCGTAATTGTGGTGACTGTGGTTATCCTTCTCTGATCTGTAAGTTAACATGACCTGGGACTTCACTTATCGCACATGATGTTTCAGCAAACAAACCATCGCGCCTTTACTTGCTACTTTTACTTTCATGAGTTGAGTATGTGCACTTAATCTGCACAGACTGCTTAAACTTTGGCAGCAAATAAGATATATAATTTGTAAAACATAACCCACCAAACTGGTTAGTGATTTGACATTGTTACCACAATTGCTGGACATGATTTTCATAATTTCATTCACTGCAACCCTGTCACAGACCCCCCTTACTCCCCATTTTCAAAAACTCATTGGATCTAGACGAATCACAAGAATGAACTATTTTGGATCTAAAGCGTTGAATTTTGCATCCCTGCCTTCTGAAAAACTATCTTAGTTAAAAAGGAGTAATACATTTAATTACATTAAGGGGTTTAATTCAGATGACTCTTACCAGGTGTTGTGTTCTGGTCGATAGGCGGTACAGGGACACTCTGCAAGATTAGAGTTTTAGCTGGACTCGGGCTCTGAGCCACTGGCAAAGGAGTCACACACACAGGTTTGGGCTGGATCAGGGGTTTGTTGCTCATAATGGTGCTGGTCTTAAATGTTGTTGGTGAGGAAAAAACTGAGAAGACAATAGTGATACAGATTTTAGACTATGTCTAGTGCCCCCGTAAGAATAAGAACAAAAACGTTATAGATTAAGTGCcacccagaaaaaaaaaattaattaataaaaatttaaataagtaACAGCTGAAGGggttcagccgttacttattcatgatacagcacagcctctcgtaccttattgcttacttattagcttttgttttcatttaaatttaaatttttaatcaCAAACTTACAAATAATGCGTGTTGCCATTGCCTTGCAATTACATGTTTCTGTGAAGTGAATAATATGATACGTAAATAAGATGTAAAAATCTGCACAAGGTATTTTTGTATCCAATGGAGAAAATACTACTAGTTGAGATTGTGTGCTTGATCGGCACAGACTGCTTACTTCGGCAGCAAATAatttgactataaattgtaaaacATAACACGCTAAACTGGTTAGTGATTTGGTCATTACCACAATAGATGGACATGATATTGATAATTTTATTTAGACCCTGTTGCAGACCCCTCTCACCCCCATTTTCAAAAACTCATTGGATCAGACGAATCACAAGAATGACCTATTTTGGATCCAAAACCGAAAGGTGACAAGTTTTCACCCCTGTTTTTAGCTCAAATGTTTAAACTGGcatggtttaaaacatataaactTTGTGACAAAGTAGAACTAGCACGAGCGTGCAAGTTACAGTTCTGTCAACTGTCTCAAGCATCGTTCATGCTTGCCCCGGGTCATTGGGCGCTCTTTACAAGCCCTTCCTGAAGTAAAGCACACACCAAGAACCAATTCAAGGATTTCCAGAATCaatattgttttgttaaattgaAGATAGATTAAAATCGGAGAATCAATTTTTTAACCAGTCCTAATCACCATTGCTATGTGCAAAAAGAGTTTTACGTACAGCCCTGTGGAGCCTGATGCTGTGGAGAAATGCTTGCTACTGTCACCTCCATGCTGGCCAGGGGTGGTGACAGAACGTCTCCATACATGTAGGGAGGAGTGGGAGGGTTCTCGCCTTTCACTGTCATctaagagagagaaacaaaaagttattttaaaaacttacatAAAAACACTCATGCATTCACCAAAACCACTGCAGAGTCATACAAGTTTTGGAGGCTGCCCCTAAACACACCTAAATTCAATTCAGTAACGCCGGTTTCACACCGCAAGCGTGAGCAGCACATTGAGCAGCGCATCAGGAGAGCGTTTGCTGAACGTAGCCATTGTGCCTTCACAAcggctgcgtttgcagcgcatactgtgcagtttaataacagtataaaaatctcaagttcacattactttatttaacatgcatttatgagcaaaacctcttcaagacgcttTTTGACGGTCAGTGTAATTTCTATAACTGAGATTGGTTTAACCCACATTGTTTTCGAGCTGTTCTGGTCTGTGTAATGTCAGATATaaacacaatacacaattaTGCCCAtggcacatttttaaatatgtttctctgaagttttatgatgaaataaaacattcacCTAGTGATTGACAGCATAAAGCAATCGATCGTGTTTCCCTTCAgcagtttaactctttccccgccattgacgagttatcttgtcaatctgcaataccgctattatccaccaggtggcttgTAAAAACCggcaacttataaaaaccggaagtattgccctagggcaaacagctgtatgtccgtgtatgttttaaagatcgctctgcatctgatctctatcaaaagtccttcacaaaaatgaaattatctcagctttttgctcaaaatttggtgtttttgataaaaacagaacacatgaaggtaggatgaaactgattttttgtttgaaagcagagggtctgttcttttatttcatatattgtttgtttatatatttaaaaaggagcattttctggaaggcattaaacttttgtgaaaatcatgaaaaatgttggcggtgaaagagttaagcataagatttagatttatagatgtatctgtttctctgaggattattaagatagatgaggactcatttgctGAGCAAAGAGAgaatgacagcgcagtcttctggctacagtgtgtttttaaatattttattggtttcttttaaattgctcaaaAAACCTTTTCGCATCAATCCACAACaattaaaccataaacaatgcCCTGTCACTTTtattgagcgtgagcagcgcagcaaaaaTAGAGTCGACGCAGAAATGATCGCAGCAATGCTGCTTCAGCGACGCTCCTGCCACGCGAGCacactaggggtgtaacggttcgtgtattcgaaccggaccgtttcggttcagggctttcggcacggtgcgcacgtgcaccgaaagtattttgtgtgcgcctgtgcggaacataatacgtgcgtttccgcacgaacatattaagtggcggaagtctccgcgttcagcgcaagtcttctgtcaaacatataacataattcggcccgcagaaagatttttatttacttagttgtatatccgtttgattattgatgtaaacgtttacgtgtcgtatctaaaagcgcatgttaaacgcgtgtcaacgcgctgctttgttctttcaaaagtgcgtgagaggatgcacgtctttcgttgctacgcattcatgagacgcgctttctgtgacagcaagaataaggaatgcgtgatcagatttttcatctgcatatcacgtcaatcatatcattgtcacaatgcgatcagctggtcgggacagagaagagctgtaacccgggcttactcagctgttactcagctgcggaggggttcgtaagtaaagtcacagcttacattgatgacacaagcaaagattaggagaaacgtgcaaaagatcaaagatggctatgtatgcagctcactaatctcaaaatgagtgtataataagtatatcatcatgttgcttgctatgcagtcacacatagagcagtaatattatttttatacagagatggtacatagccaattcaattctgtgagttaaacaatccaaaataaatcaaaacagaaaatttttagtggcaaaaatgtaggctaatagttcataaatgtattcaggaattgaatttgttagttcaaggttttagtagaaaaagtttaagagaaggttaagataagagttaccttctgttataaaataatgtaaaaaataactttgcagtagtattttatttattattttttcattttatatatattttatactttaataaagtgtttaaaaaagtgtaaacaaattgtaaaaaaaagtttaaagtaataaacaacctgcagtttaatgtttgcatttctcccttactgtaccgaaaatgaaccgaaccgtggcttcaaaaccggggttcgcaccgaaccgtgatttttgcgtaccgttacacccctagagCACACACATGCGGTGTACATGCTTTAActtgttaaaggggacagagaatgaaaaaccatttttaccttgtctttgttgaataatggtagtctacccacattcacaaacatacaaaaagtgctaaacaagctcatagaaattcctcttttagaaatgtcacccagaaaatggcccaatctgaaaaactgatgcttatgacatcacaggcatctaactgcccctccactttaaaataattggctacatttcgtggcagcaaagtcagccgatcaataatgagattgcaagttaagccagtagggggagccaaataggtgcaaaaccacttgtttaaaatctcccaccctaatagagctatctgagagaggtttttaggaagcttctaaggcattacagacccaaacaaaaacaaaaattgtctacatgtcacatcacagaacaaggataaatactcagttcaatcattctatgtcacctttaacatgggcgctgaaaaaaacacatttgctgtgtgaaaccggcgtaaggccaattcacctaacctgcatgtcTTTGGACTGTGACTGTAAAATGACTTAAGCTGGTGGAAAATGTTACTTGACATGTGATCAGTGATTGCATTAACAAAAGTTACACTAGACTACATCAAATAGTAAGATTTAAATATTTAGACTCTTGGTTTGGCTGAAAAGGCACCAAACCATGCTTTAAAGACGCACAGCTGCATGTACCTGTGGTTCGGGGAAGGATGGTATTGAGCTGTCAGAGGTTAGAGATGACGCAGGTGATGGTGGTTCTGTCTTCACTTGGAAAACTgcaatatacacatttttatcGTTACACAATTTACATTCCATTTTAAGGgttttataacaacaatagTCTTATATAACTATGTCCATATTGTTACTAAACATATCTATAGCATGTTTGCATTATGTGGGAACATACAAGACGATCAAATGTACAGAATATCACTTACACAGGTCTACTGAAAGAGGCTGTGTTACTGTCATTTCATCTTTTATTACTGGTATTTCACCTACAATACAACATGCAAGAAACAAAGCAATGATGTAGTGGACAAAGATATATAGCACTATATACAGTAAAGTGTAATTTATAGTTTTGTGTAAGTTCTACGCCGCAGGCCATTTTTAAGCTGTCCGTAGTCTCTGCGCAACTAGCCAAAAATTTTACTCTTCTGTTTTACATGGAacacaagcgctgtgattggtccactagaaccccttCTGTCAGGTCAAAAATATATGCGTCACATTCCTTCATAGGCATTTCCGCTTGCGACggtaaaaacaaagatgagataagttgaggagtgatttaactcaaactgcaacttTTACCTCCATCACTGCTGCTGGTCATCTCAAATCATacaatatatgaagagtttggttccaaaaaaaaaattttttttgaaaaaaattagttattgccagaatcagtattatatcaggtcagtatttaaaagttaattcttaattttacgcaaaatctaatatccgccgtgttattctgtcatcttttctcccttttttcccaaaacgcgataaacgccgcTCCTCCTTTTCCgtagaatgcaataaatccgctccacaaattacagcgcaccattccacgcaatgtaaacaaacaatggcggcgcgttgagTACACGGAATattagttttcctcatctactttgtacttcaacaaacaaacaaaaataatactttaatagcattgataaacctgtggtggttttctgtaaCGGAAAAGAAACGTTAGCCATCTACATgtaataatttacgcgagaggcacttgggagacgggtgcttgttctcccgacagcatcaagctctgtcatgctaacacattgatccgaggggatcttatgaaaaactttacattattttactcaaagtaaacgaaaatcgagcagggcaggccaaaacattttacagctgattgctgtgaaaaatgttaagcgacgacgtcaagtatacAGTTTATGTActgtgtaaaaaaatgtaaataataaactcaattaaATTGAAAGTAGCTGTACATCAGTGCCCTCTTTTAGGTCTTTGACACCAAACATGAATATTCATCACAAAtgtgcaaaaatgattttcaattGAAACAATAGATCCTTAGTGGACCAATGTTTTGGATGAACACATATCGCCTTATTACTCTTTTCCGGTTACTTTAGCAACACAACAACAAGCTGGCAGGAACACACCTACTGATTAAGTGTATAGATTAAATTCGCCGCAAGCtgatttgaataaaagcatttgccaaatgcatgaatgtaaatgtaaactctGCTACTACTGCTGAAACAGAAATTTATTTCCTTTTTGTCTTTGTGATCATCTGGCATGGAAACTTCCTGTGTTAATATGAAGTATGAAAAAGTGGTTCTTTATGGTAAAAGTCAAAAGCCTGACAAGTTCTCAGTCAGCATCAACTATGAGACAGGCCTAAATGTGTAAGTAATCATTCGTGCTTCGTGTAAAAGGGCATTAACAgtaataaacaatattattagGTCACACCTGTGAGGTTGTCTAAGTTTTGCCATGGTGAAGTGGGATTATCAGGGTCCAGTGTAAGAACAAGATCACTATCCAGCTGAGAATAAAGAAACGTGGTCAGTCAGTTAGCACATTTAAACTGGCAGTACATTATAATGacattaaaatcatttaacctCCTATAATTCACACTACTGCACTTTTTACTCACACACAAACTTTCTGGGCCATGTACTAATTGATAGTGATGTCCGATAAAGATTTCTGAGCTTTCAACAAGAGTCTTTAATTTTTTGGATCGGCCGATACTTGGATTTTCCAAGTGCAAGGTGCACACTTTAAGTACATTAATGCTTGCCAACTAAGTAGCcctttaatacattaataacaAATTTTAGCATTAATCAAATGCTGTTCCCTTTCGAGTGAACTCAGTGCTGCATCATAAAATAACAATTTGAAGACACTTTGTGCAACATTCGCACATCTGAAAAAACTTTTGAAACTTATATTCTCTCACTAAAGTTGCTCCTCTCCTGGGAAGCTTTGTTCCTCTTTTGAGACAGCATCTTCTCTCCCGGAGACCCCTCAGGAAATGATTACATTAACCCCGCCAATCATAACGTCTCAAGGTATGTTAATTTCCAATTCGTGGGTTCATCAGTCTCTACCATAAATCATTTAAACTGATGAATCAGCTAAAAAACACTGTATAAAAAACAAGTTATTCATGCCCTGCTGATCAGTGGTTTCACCCCCTCAACCCAAACCCAGCCTCGAGTGGAGAAAATTACTGAAACCAACAGAATGGCTGCTTCTTACTATAAAGAACTGTTACAAGATTCAGTTCGCTGTTCAACATCCCAGATTCAAAGGTTTTTTCCACCTAGGTGAACACTGCGCAGGCTCGGATGTTACAAAAAGAGAGAGATTTTAAGTTTATGTGTCACGTAATGTAATGGGCAGTTTGCACTTTTCTTTTATGCCTTCTGGTATCAGTCGCAATcgcaaatttcataactttcctatgttcacttctataggctgccagaagaagaaaactaacaattacaatagtcAAGACTATTAATAATAGCAGACTGAAAGCTATATGGACATATTTCGGTCAGTAGCCCATTGCTTTGTAATGTTGGCAGAATTTGGCCCGTAGTGAAAACTACTTGAGGAACCCTGGTTAACATGATAAACAGAACAGACGTTCTGTGTAACAGCGGCTCCAGGCACATGATTAAAAGCTGAAATCTAATTGGAGAatctctttctctgtctgtctgtctctttctttctctctctctctctctctctctctctttcagccCAGTTCCTGTGTTTAGTGGTGCGTGTAATGTGAACATACAGATGTGTTATATTTCAGGTCTCTGATGAAATGAGAGTCTTCGCCCTCCTCCATATCCTCACACTGATACAAACAGGCATCTGAAACAGaaaatttaattattatatttacaGGGATACTAACAGATGTAAAAGGGAGAAAATAGCAATTACAGCAtaacaaaatatgtttaatttagtataaatgaaaataaaatggcaTCCGCATGTCAGAGAGTCAGCGGCATTTACAGTTCAGTGTTGGTGGAAGTCTAGTTAAGCAATGACTGAGGTTCGGCCTGACAGTTAGCCTGCCCCGGACCAGACCAGGCGGAATttttaaactgaaaaactaagcgaaggaagaagaccaccagtttaagattgatgttaattttatattatttttttgattaaaatgttttttttttaatacaaacctttggttctctttaaaagtctttttctttcagtcatggaagtaaaattagCAGGCTTTTGCTGTAAATGTGTGGCCTACATGATCAGTTTAATCTTATAGAAAAGGTTTGCCACTTGCAGGCAAGAAAGGATCTGAAGACGAAGCCGTAAAGCTGGACACCTGTTGATTGCTGTACGTACGTGTGCGCCTTATTTCCTTTATCGCGAATTAAGTGAATTAGAATTTGTTAAAAACTaaccttttaataaaagttaataaacattttatattgaatatttaaattgTTGCTTATACCGTATGCCCGAAAATAAGGGAAGCCTATATTATTAcaataccaatagagtttggtattttcatttttattttattgcacaacacaatataacatatttatgcatattaACGTGTTTAACCTGTTagaaaaacatgaatttataatgtttctTAGTGGAActgaaggttggattaaacttgaaatgCATGTGATCATTGTCATCACTGAGGTGACCAATCAGGAAGAGCTGTGTGGTCATCACGCTCTGTAGAGGGTGCACTAGCTGAGCTAGACGGCTACTCTCGAACACTCTCGCGGTAGTTTAAacccatatgacacagtcacatGCCTTCGGCGCCAGCTCAAGTCGAACAAAATTACTAAACggcatgcactgcttcaagtcagccgccgatcggtctgcgcagcgccgcatgaagtcaaacacaccattACCctatttacaaacgtgtggagagctgaaacgtttcagcactcggacagcacCGCTTCTTGAaaagcattatttaaaaaaggttctcatctcaccacatccagaggtacgTATTCATCATTTACCATAAATCGGTGGGGTAGCATttcaataaacatttgaaatgcatgcaatatttgcatttatttaagcaaaacattaaattacttaCCAGGCCACAGGTGAAGTAGCTCTTTACATCttttaacgtctcataatcggtcctcatttatgtccaagagactcaataataatcttttacattttaatcctttaacttttcatatttaaaagtgtttgtgtgctgctgcgcatccatgtgtgtgataagcaaacgttTATAGGCACATGTttctaatgcgctctttaaataacaaaaaacaatattgacttTATACCAGCTTTTCGTTGGTCAAttgcgtagtctattttagtttagtaccaacaatgcacctgaacacacctcgttttacAGACCAGcatgcccatgggcgcaaatgtgtttgtatttgctaAAGTGGTGCTGAACGTGAAAATGACAAATGCACCATGCGCCGTGCTGAAGCTAGCAAAAAACATCTCGCTTTGCACTGCATTCACTGTTtgtttgttatcagaaataaaactactaaaaggactctgttgttgTTGAATCTTTGTGGAATTTACaggaagttacgtttgttccatGAAAgcagtttgtttatgttgttactgttaAAAGGGTCTTTAGCATTAACTTTGCATGTTAACTCATAACGTcggcagtcacaactttgttttagcATTGTACTAACATTgttattcatttaaatttggGGGCCGCCCAGGTGCCACAACTTGTGACTGGAATTAAATAAaggttttgaggaggggaggacattggagtttttgattaaagattataagagtacattattattttttaaataatgaagctcacagataagtaattTATGATAAATGCCACATTATTTTCGTCTaaaaagtttttcattttaatttcagtGTGACTTAGTCCCATGTATATAGTCCCATGACACTAGAAGTGACACCGCTAACGTCTGCCGCTGataaagaaaacatgtcagaagGGTTGTGGCTAGGGATAcatacagctacggccaaaaCCTCGTGaatttagagggttttgcatccgTGCTCCTCCATCATTTGTTCCTTTAACGCAGTAACATTCACAACCAATGTCTTCTGAAAGGGCTATACACCGCATTAAACAGGATTTAAAGAAGAACTAACATTAATACTAATCCATCTAACGTTATTTGCTTAGGTAACGATATATCCAATCGGCGACTCTTTGGAATAAGCAAACATTTTATTGCTCAACAGTCTGTTCTTAAAACAGTATCTTCATCCATAAACAGGCGACAATGTCTAACATCTATGGTACCTTAATTTTAAGTATGTGTTGATACCAGTTTAAACTACAGCGCCATAGCATCAATCAAGTGAGACAATGATCACAAACAGGAAAAAGCCTTTATCAGAGTCGGTTTGTAAGGAAGTACCGTACCCCAGTCTTCGCTAGTCAGCAGGTTATCAGCGCAGAACCGACTGT
This window harbors:
- the atf6b gene encoding cyclic AMP-dependent transcription factor ATF-6 beta isoform X1, translating into MMTAELLLSDLDSRFCADNLLTSEDWDACLYQCEDMEEGEDSHFIRDLKYNTSLDSDLVLTLDPDNPTSPWQNLDNLTGEIPVIKDEMTVTQPLSVDLFFQVKTEPPSPASSLTSDSSIPSFPEPQMTVKGENPPTPPYMYGDVLSPPLASMEVTVASISPQHQAPQGFFSSPTTFKTSTIMSNKPLIQPKPVCVTPLPVAQSPSPAKTLILQSVPVPPIDQNTTPVVLSQSMCLGSPPAIVKMEPLPGSISHCTSPSAQPLSKPIIPASTLPGNSCNEIDMKVLKRQQRMIKNRESACQSRKKKKEYLQNLEAQLREAQLENERLRKENQALRLRLAGKEAGESGNNKRAVCVMVLFFFITFTFSPISLKDRTLDAGLEDAGVPLTGRHLLEFEKPRRSNIKLMSERTEKKLDREDRWREELEKESEVSYQFRNQSGEFSEVKDLLLQDLDRYLSSSDCRQFNRSESLRLADELRGWVHRHQINRKSDGKSKIVKKTKIAQQKAQQRKANISRYLPIQAHRSIESQLQMLPGPEISYSDFLDAIDRREDTFYVVSFRRDHLLLPAISHNKTSRPKMSLVMPAMAINDSVYNSSRGGYEMMMQVDCEVMDTRIIPIKSSVVPPSLRDPPSSPPPHHHHGNHTSIRSRNHHSHVNGASSSRRRAMGYFISQGGSV